Part of the Alteribacter lacisalsi genome, CTTATGAAGGATTTTCTTAATTTTGACCGGATGATCACACCTATGATTATTAAAATTATTTTCTGGATCGGCGTGGCTTTTACTGTTCTAATGGGATTTATTACATTATTTGACGGAGGGCTTTCCGTACTGCTCGGTTTATTTATGATGATCATCGGACCACTTTTAGTAAGAATTTACTGTGAACTGCTTATTATCTTCTTTAAAGTTCAGGAGTCACTCCACAGCATAAACACGAAAGTTGACCGCCTGGCGGACAATAATCAGCACCCAGTAGAATAGTACCGGGACCCGGGAGGATGCGAGGCATCTTCCCGTTTTTTTACTGTAAAACAATATATGACTTTGTTCCCCGTTATTATCGCTCATATTGGTTTCCCTTACTTAATATAAGTAACTGTGTAAAGCACTTATCAATTGCCAGGGGGGAACACCATGAATGAATTTTTTAATTTCAACCAGATGATTACCCCGACGATTATAAAAATCCTGTTTTGGGCTGGTGCAGGTCTGTCCGTTCTCATGGGTCTGATTACCATGTTCAGCGGAGGCTACGGTTTTTTGGCGGGGCTGGTGATCATCGCAGCGGGACCTTTAATCGTCCGTGTTTACTGCGAGCTACTCATCGTGTATTTCAAAGTTCACGAATCCCTCAATCGGGTCAACAATACACTCGACAGGATTGCAGCCAAAAATAAAAATGAGATTGATTGAAAAATAATTAAACCTTTAAAAGGATTTTCTCGGTATTTGTCGTATTAGTACTGAAGTGAATGACGATTCATTTTACTGAGGGGGATACGGCAAATGGCTGTAAAAGAGATATTTACTGTACTGACAACACGTATGAATGATAATCCCAAGCATCTTGAAGGGATGAATGTCCGCTATACATTCAACCTTAGCGGGGAAGAAGCTGGAGTATACCAGCTTCAGATTAAGGAGAAGCAGGCAGAGTATGCTGCAGAGGCAGTAGAAGAATCCGATATTACCTTTGAAATGAAAGACAAGGATTTTCTTAAACTGACGGAAGGAAGTCTGAATCCGACCATGGCATACATGAGCGGAAAGCTGAAAGTGCGCGGTGATCTGTCACACGCATTAAAACTTCAGACACTTTTAAAGCATTATGCCTGACGCTGTTAAGCACCTCCAGTAATCGTAAAAAAGTCTCTTCTGTTTCCGGATGATCGTGCGCTGTATATAGCATTATGACGGCTTCGTCATTGTGCTATCGGTGACACCGCACGCCTCTCTGGGTAAAGAAGGGCTTTTTTTATTTTTTCCTGAATCGGCCGGGAAAGCAGCTGTGACAGTAAAAGCGCTCTCTGAAAGTTTCAGAGAGCGCTTTTAAATATATCAGTCTTCCGTGGAGCGTTTATCTTCGGCATGTTTATCGTCGACTTTTTTATCAATCTGAAGAAGAGCGTTTGGGTCATTCATCAGCTGCGTTTTATTTTCCTGTACGAGTTCTTCAAACGTACGGTGAAACCGCTTGCGCATTTTCATCACTTCCTTGTTTTTAATCTAACTATTCTGATAATTAGTATAACTTCTATGAAGCGGAAAGTATATGAAAAAATTGTTACAATTTTGCGAACAATGACGAAAATAATTTACATGCTGTCCACATACAATGAGAGGAGATACTGAAAAAGGTGGAGATTGGACAATGTACCATAATATGTATGATGGTTACGGCGGGCCGTCTTCCAATCAGATGGAGGCAGTCCTGAGGTTATTAAGACAGGTAATCGGGCGCGAGAGCCAGGATGAAGTGCTGCTGGATTATGTGATCGGCATGTCCCGTGATGAGACGTCTGAGAGGCTCATTTACGGCATGCGGACCGAAGAGCGGACCCAGTATGACACATTAAAACAGATTTATGAGCAGCTCAGCGGCAGAGCTGTGCAGATTGAAACGCCTGATTTTTCAATTCCCGATACGTTTTCGGATGCAATGGGGTATATGCTGGAGAGAAAAGCACGCACTGTCCAGCTTTACACCTACCTTTACATGTATGTACCTAATCAGTATCAGCCTGTTATTTACCCGTTTATTTCGGAGGAGCATCTTCATATGCACAAACTGAATTATCTATTAATCAGACACATTCAGAATTAGTATGACTTATACACACTATCCACAGAGTTATCAACAGGCAAACAACGGAATATCAGTTAATCAACAGGTTTATTCACAAATTACACAGGTTTACGCAATTTTATCCACAGAACTGGTATCCACAGTATCGTCATGGATAAAATAAGGCTCAAAGCGGTTTATCCACGGCAGGGAGATTTCTGTGGATAAATGATTTGTGGATAGAGGAACAACAGTATACCCCATCCTGCGTATATTTTCCATGACAAAACAGGAGAAGTCGGATAAAATAAAAGAAACACAAAAAATGAATAGGTATTCACTTTCAAGGAGGCGCCATGTTGGTTAAAACGAAAGAAGTTGCTCCTTCCGTACATGCACTGACCATTCCGACTCCTTTTCTGGTCGGACCTGTCAATGTATACGTAATTGAGGGAGAGGCTCTGACGCTTGTAGACACCGGACCGAAAACAGAAGAAGCACGAGATGTGCTGACAGAGGAACTCAAAGCCCTCGGGTACAGACCGGAGGATGTGGAAATCCTTATTCTCACCCATCATCATCCTGATCATATCGGTCTGACTGACCTTTTTACGGGCGCAAAGCTTTACGGACACGAAAAAACACGTCCATGGCTTGAAGGCAGTGAGACGTTTCATGAGAGAAAAGCACGTTTTTTCAGCGGACTTTACCAGTCTCACGGGGTGCCTGAAGCTGTCACTGCGATGATTGAAGGGGCAAACAGCTACTACGCCGCCTACGCGAGTCGATCCCCTCTATCAGGGACACTTAAAGAAGATGATGCGGTTCCAGGGCTTGCGGGCTGGACCGTCATTGAAACGCCCGGACATGCCCAATCGCAGATTTCCCTGTACAGGGAATCAGACGGCATTCTCATTTCCGGGGATCATCTGATCAAGCATATTTCTTCAAATGCAATCATTGAAGCGCCTTATGAGGAAGGGGAAGAACGGCCGAAAACCCTTCTGCAGTACCGAGAGTCTCTGCGGAAATGTCTTCACGTTAAGCGGGCTTTTTCAGGCCATGGGGACCCCGTGGACAACCCGGCAGAACTAATCAGGGAGCGTATGGCAAAACAGCTTGAAAAAGCGGCTGTCATTAAGGCACTGCTTGGAAATGAGAAGCTCACTGCTTTTGAGCTCTGTGTGCGGCTCTATCCGCAGATGTACAAAAAGCAGCCTGGACTCACCCTGTCAGAGACCCTCGGCCATCTCGATCTGCTCGAGGACGGCGGAAAAGTAAGTGCTGTCAAAAGTGAGGGTGTTTATTATTATCAGAGCTGCTGACTGAATGTTCGGTCAGCAGCCGCCCGGAGATAGGATTTTTCCTGCTCCGGGCTTGTTTGTTTTTCACGAAAACAGGTTAAACCATGATAAATGCCCTTATGGCAGTTTAAACATCTTAAACCGCACAAATTGCCGGAACGGGTAGAATCGTCCGTTTTCTTTGTGCGGTATTGTTGGTAGAATGTAAAGAAGAAACTGGCAAGAAGCTGAGGAGGCTAAATATGAGCGGGAATTCAGGCAAGAACTGGCTGTACGGCGGACTCATTACCGGAGTGGCTGCAGGTCTCATTTACGTAGCGGGAAACAAGAAAGTCCGGACTAAAGTAACGAATACCTTCGAATCGGTGACCGAGAGAACGAACGAGTTTCTGATTTTTATCCGGGAAAACCGCGAGCCTTTTGTCGACCACATTAAAGCATCGGCAGAGCGGGTGGCCGAAATTGTTGAGGAAGCTTCGGAGGACATCCAGCGAATTGTGGAAACCTCACAGCATCTGAAGGAGCACACCTTTGATATTCTGGGTACCATTCATGAAGCCAAGGAGGAATTCGAACAGCTTTCCTCCCAATTGAAACATAAGACAGAACGGGAGGCCGAGCGGGCTGTGCCGGACGAGGATGTGATTTCTCTTGAAGGCGGGGGAGAAGAGGAACGGAAACAATTACCTCCATCTTCAGAGGATAACGGAGAACGCAAAGACACAGTCTAATACTGCGGAAGGGCTACAGACGCAGCACTTATCGCCCTGCACTTCGCAGATGAAGCTTTCCTATGGTCATTGTATGGCTTTGCCGCCGCGCAACGACCCGGCAATGACTGTGGATGGAGAGTGGATGGGGAGCAGGTAAGGGGATCGCACACTCACGATGTGATCCCCTTTTTGTTTTCGCAGGTGTTTTACATTATGGTATTGGAGGTTTTTCTCATGAGCAAAAACAAACAGAATCATAACGTAAAAAACAACAATAAGCATCGTCCTCATGGAAACAACAAGACAAGCAGCAGTGCCAACGGACGTAACAGCGATCATTAACCTGCGGCAGCAGAAAGAGAGCACCCTCATCAATGAAGGGTGCTCTTCTTTATCCTACTTCTTTTTTACCGGAATCCATATCTCGCTGAAATTGTCTGCACTGGACATGATTTCAGGCCCTTTATTGAGCTCAAAACCGGAGGACGGGAACCATTCCGCATAGATTCTCCCCCACGCCTCCTGGACTTTTTCCCAGTCGCCGCTCACTTCAAAAACAGCCCATGCTGAGGCCTCAACCTCCAGTTCCTGAAAATCATCAGGGCAGGGTTTTGTCGTTGCAGCCGCAATATAATAATCCAGTTCACCATTGTCTTCTCTGCCCTCGGAAAAATTGCTGCATACGTTAATTATTCCGGACGGCTGCAGATCCGACAGCTGTTCAATTCTTTTGACAGTCTCTTCACCAATAGTCTGCCACATCTCCGCAATGTCCGGGTTTGTGCCACTGTAGACAAGGGTAATCCGTTTCATTACCCCCGCCACCCGGAACGCTTCCTTTGTTTCAATTCGGTAATTCATTTCGCCAGCTCCTTTTACAGTCAGCTGGAAGGTCATTCGGGGATACGCCTTTAAAGACAGACCGTTCTTTCTCGCTTCGGTAGGCGTCATGCCATGGAGATTCTGAAAAGCCCTCGTAAAGGCATCCGGTGATGAATATCCGTATTTCAGTGCGGTGTCCAGTACCTTCACATTCGCAGATCTCAGATCAAAGGCTGCCTGAGTCAGCCGGCGCCTGCGGATGTAATCGGATAGGGTAATCCCTGCCAGAAACGAAAACATCCGCTTGAAATGAAATTCCGAGCAGCAGGCTATCCTTGCGATCTCGGTGTAATTGATGTTTTCCTCCAGATTTTCCTCAATGTAGGCAAGTGCCTCATTCAGTCTCTCAAGTGAATCCATTTTAATGACCTCCCTTCAAATACAGCTTATCAGAGCTGGCACAGGCCGACCCGACTTCCTGTGTTTCTTTCTGCAGGATATTATAACTTTTTGTGCCGTTCAGTTGTAGTATAATCGGACACAGGATGAACGGGGGCAAATAATATGCAGACAGGAAACCGCTTTAAGGACAGAGCATACATACGTAATATTCCCGGAAAAAAGATCGGGCTGAAGCTTAAAATTGTGATTCTGTTCAGCGCAGTTCTTGCCGTTATGCTTGTGATGACCGGACTGTACTTCTATACTCTCTTATCCGATTCAAATGAACAGCGGATCGGCGAGCAGGCCCTTAGTGTGTCAGAAACCGTGGCACTGATCCCGGAACTCAGAGAGGCGTTTGAAGAGGATGATCCCTCAGTCACGATTCAAGCTATTGTAGAACCAATAAGAGAGGCATCAGGGGCAGAATTTATTGTTGTAGGAAACAAAGATGAAATTCGCTACTCACACCCTGATCCTGCCCTTCTCGGTGACCAGATGGTGGGCGGCGATAATGAGCGTGCCCTCGAATCAGGGGAATCCTATATTTCCAGCGCGGAAGGATCGCTCGGTTATTCGATACGGGGAAAAGTGCCGGTCTTTGCTGATGATGGAACAGTCATCGGCGTCGTTTCCACAGGTTTTCTAATGGAGAATGTGCAGGGGCTGATCCAGGATAACCGCTCGGAACTTCTTTTCGTACTTGCCCTGGTCCTCGGATTCGGGATTGTTTGCGCCATTGCCCTGTCAGCATATATAAAGAAAGTTCTGTTTGATCTGGAGCCGGAAGAAATTTCTCACCTTTTTCTTCAAAAAGAAACGATTCTCCAGTCTGCTCATGAAGGCATTATCGCAGTGAACCGCCATGGAGAGATGACGCTTGTGAACCGGGCGGCGCGAAGATTGTTTGGATCAGAAGAAGATGAGGAAATTTTTATCGGCCTGCCGGTTACGAGTGTGCTGCCTGATTCGAAGCTTCCGGAAGTGCTGGAAACAGGGAAGAGTCAGTTTAACCGTCAGATGACAATCGGTAAAAACGTGGTGGTGGTAAACCGCGTGCCGATCTATCAGGAAGGCAGGCTCACCGGAGCGGTTTCCACATTCAGAAACAGGACGGAAATTGAACAGCTGACCAGAGAACTTGCTGAGGTGAAACGCTATGCCGAGGGGCTGAGAGCTCAGACCCATGAATTTTCAAACAAACTGTACACTATTCTCGGACACCTTCAGCTCGGGCAGAAAGAAGAAGCGATCCGGTATATCAAAGAGGAGAAACACGTCCAGGATGAGTGGATTCATCTGCTGATTGAAAAGGTGGCGGATCCGATGGTCAGTGCCATTCTGCTAGGAAAAATGAACCTGGCCCGGGAGAAACATATCAACCTGAGTATTGATCCATTCAGTTCACTGGAGAGCATTCTGCCTGAAGAACAGCAGGGAGCCATCGTTACAGCGCTGGGTAATATCATTCATAATGCCTTTGAAGCAGTAAGCACCCAACCTGAGGAAGACCGAAACGTAAACGTATTTTTTACAGACCCAGGCGATTCAGCGGTCTTTGAGGTTGAGGACTCAGGTCCAGGCGTGCCGGCAGAAACTGCGGAACGGCTGTTTAATCAGGGATTTTCAACAAAACAGGGTGAGAAAAGAGGATACGGTCTTGCCCTGTCCTGCCAGGTGATCCGTGATCTTGGCGGCTCTGTAACGCTGGAGAATCCAGGTGAAACTGGAGCCTGCTTTGTGATCACGCTGCCGAAGAAGGGAGGAGAAAAGCATGATGGATCAATTT contains:
- a CDS encoding DUF4282 domain-containing protein, which produces MKDFLNFDRMITPMIIKIIFWIGVAFTVLMGFITLFDGGLSVLLGLFMMIIGPLLVRIYCELLIIFFKVQESLHSINTKVDRLADNNQHPVE
- a CDS encoding DUF4282 domain-containing protein, producing MNEFFNFNQMITPTIIKILFWAGAGLSVLMGLITMFSGGYGFLAGLVIIAAGPLIVRVYCELLIVYFKVHESLNRVNNTLDRIAAKNKNEID
- a CDS encoding SCP2 sterol-binding domain-containing protein, with the protein product MAVKEIFTVLTTRMNDNPKHLEGMNVRYTFNLSGEEAGVYQLQIKEKQAEYAAEAVEESDITFEMKDKDFLKLTEGSLNPTMAYMSGKLKVRGDLSHALKLQTLLKHYA
- a CDS encoding FbpB family small basic protein, producing MRKRFHRTFEELVQENKTQLMNDPNALLQIDKKVDDKHAEDKRSTED
- a CDS encoding ferritin family protein, producing the protein MYHNMYDGYGGPSSNQMEAVLRLLRQVIGRESQDEVLLDYVIGMSRDETSERLIYGMRTEERTQYDTLKQIYEQLSGRAVQIETPDFSIPDTFSDAMGYMLERKARTVQLYTYLYMYVPNQYQPVIYPFISEEHLHMHKLNYLLIRHIQN
- a CDS encoding MBL fold metallo-hydrolase: MVKTKEVAPSVHALTIPTPFLVGPVNVYVIEGEALTLVDTGPKTEEARDVLTEELKALGYRPEDVEILILTHHHPDHIGLTDLFTGAKLYGHEKTRPWLEGSETFHERKARFFSGLYQSHGVPEAVTAMIEGANSYYAAYASRSPLSGTLKEDDAVPGLAGWTVIETPGHAQSQISLYRESDGILISGDHLIKHISSNAIIEAPYEEGEERPKTLLQYRESLRKCLHVKRAFSGHGDPVDNPAELIRERMAKQLEKAAVIKALLGNEKLTAFELCVRLYPQMYKKQPGLTLSETLGHLDLLEDGGKVSAVKSEGVYYYQSC
- a CDS encoding AraC family transcriptional regulator produces the protein MDSLERLNEALAYIEENLEENINYTEIARIACCSEFHFKRMFSFLAGITLSDYIRRRRLTQAAFDLRSANVKVLDTALKYGYSSPDAFTRAFQNLHGMTPTEARKNGLSLKAYPRMTFQLTVKGAGEMNYRIETKEAFRVAGVMKRITLVYSGTNPDIAEMWQTIGEETVKRIEQLSDLQPSGIINVCSNFSEGREDNGELDYYIAAATTKPCPDDFQELEVEASAWAVFEVSGDWEKVQEAWGRIYAEWFPSSGFELNKGPEIMSSADNFSEIWIPVKKK
- a CDS encoding ATP-binding protein, whose translation is MQTGNRFKDRAYIRNIPGKKIGLKLKIVILFSAVLAVMLVMTGLYFYTLLSDSNEQRIGEQALSVSETVALIPELREAFEEDDPSVTIQAIVEPIREASGAEFIVVGNKDEIRYSHPDPALLGDQMVGGDNERALESGESYISSAEGSLGYSIRGKVPVFADDGTVIGVVSTGFLMENVQGLIQDNRSELLFVLALVLGFGIVCAIALSAYIKKVLFDLEPEEISHLFLQKETILQSAHEGIIAVNRHGEMTLVNRAARRLFGSEEDEEIFIGLPVTSVLPDSKLPEVLETGKSQFNRQMTIGKNVVVVNRVPIYQEGRLTGAVSTFRNRTEIEQLTRELAEVKRYAEGLRAQTHEFSNKLYTILGHLQLGQKEEAIRYIKEEKHVQDEWIHLLIEKVADPMVSAILLGKMNLAREKHINLSIDPFSSLESILPEEQQGAIVTALGNIIHNAFEAVSTQPEEDRNVNVFFTDPGDSAVFEVEDSGPGVPAETAERLFNQGFSTKQGEKRGYGLALSCQVIRDLGGSVTLENPGETGACFVITLPKKGGEKHDGSI